One window of Biomphalaria glabrata chromosome 6, xgBioGlab47.1, whole genome shotgun sequence genomic DNA carries:
- the LOC106057575 gene encoding molluscan insulin-related peptide 3-like, which yields MVYGFLTTVLLVLVLNDSGTQGIPTKVCTSSSRSSSNGICGGALYDAIHAVCDIYYPRNRRDVMADSVDPLADITLSKPNALSYLTKREHSVSNVVCECCLNQCSLREMLDYCPTIRGK from the exons ATGGTCTACGGATTCTTGACCACGGTCCTGCTTGTGCTGGTACTTAACGACTCGGGGACTCAGGGAATACCGACTAAAGTCTGCACCTCTTCATCTCGATCCTCTTCCAACGGAATATGTGGAGGCGCTTTGTATGACGCGATACACGCCGTCTGTGACATCTATTACCCTAGAAACCGGAGAGACGTCATGGcag ATTCAGTTGACCCATTAGCGGATATCACACTCTCAAAACCGAACGCCTTGTCGTATTTGACCAAGAGAGAGCACAGTGTCTCGAACGTGGTATGTGAGTGTTGTCTAAACCAATGCAGTCTCAGGGAGATGTTGGATTACTGCCCAACAATTCGCGGCAAATAA